The following nucleotide sequence is from Halapricum desulfuricans.
ATCCCGTTGATACCGAAGACCTTCTCGACGAGGACGCTCCCGCCGATGAGCAGGAAGGCCTCGGTCGTGACGATGGGGACGAGCGGGACCAGCGCGTTGCGGAAGATGTGCTTCCAGACGAGCGCGCGGTCGGAGACGCCCTTGGCTTTCGCCAGGTCGACGTAGTTCTGGTTTTTGACTTCGAGGACGGCCGTCCGGCCGATCCGCATCTCGTTGCCCATCGAGGCCGACCCGAGCACGAGCGCCGCGGGCAGGACTTTCTTCGTCGCCGCCAGAAAGCCATCGACAGTCCCGATACGGGACATGTCGGGGCTGCCGGTGAGCCCGTCGAGCGGGACGAAAAACTGCTGGTAGTCGAAGCCGAACAGCCAGGCCGGCGTGCTCAGAAGCGTCAGGAGCATGATCGCGAGCCAGAAGTTCGGCATCGCCCGCCAGACGATCCCGCCCATAGAGGCGACGTAATCGGAGACGCTGTTCGAGCGCATCCCCGCGTAAAAGCCCATCGAGACGCCGATGAACACGGCGATGAGCACCGACCACAGCCCCAGCCACAGCGTGCGCGGCAGGAAATCGAGGATGAGCGCGTTCACGTCTGAGCCCTGATAGAGCAGCCAGGTTCGGCCCAGATCGAACGTGAGCAGGCTCGTCATCCAGTCGACGTAGTGTTGCAGCGGCGGCTGGTCGAGTCCGAGCTGGGTCTGTGCGGCCTCGTAGGCTGCCGGATTGCGAATCTGGCCCTGACTGAGCAGCCGCGAGGCCGGGTCGATCGGCCCCATGTAGATGATGAACCAGGTCATCGAGGTGCCGAGCCAGATGACGGGGATGCTCAGCGCGAACCGTTTGGCGAGATATTTGAATCGACTCATCGTTACCACTCGGGAGAGACGTTCGTCGGGCGTCGAGCGGTCGCCCGCACAGTCACATACAGAGATATCACAGCCGGTCGACTCCGTTATCGGCGCAGCGTCACGTCGTCGAAGGTCTGGTTCTCCATGACGCCGTACATCTCGACATCGACGTGATCGTGCCAGAAGCGCTGGGCCGTCGGGTGGACGGTCGGCAACTCCTGAACGGACGCCCAGTTGATTTCCTCGATCGCCTGGAAGGCACGGTTGCGGGTGGCCTGGGTCGCGTCGTCTGCGGCGTAGTGCTCTTCCCAGGCGTCGAGTGCCTGCTGGCGGAGGTCGGCGTCGTGGTAACTTCCCTCAGCACCCCACCGGGTGAACTGCCCGCTCGGACTCTCGCCGTAGAGGAACCGCAGGAAGTTCTGGGGGCCGGGATATTCCATCCCGTCACCGAGGGCAAAGACCTCCATGTCGCCGCTGATCGCGCGGCTGATGATCGTCCCGAACTCGGCCTCTTCAATGCTCATGTCGATGTGTGCGGCCCGCAACTTCGGCTGGAGGCGCGTGAACACGGACTGGTAGCCGCTGTCGCCGGTGATCGTCGTCGCCGTAATCGAATACATGTCGTCCGGCCCGTACCCCGCGTCTTCCATGACGGCGGTCGCCTCGCCGACGAGGCTCTCCCCGTAGCCGTAGGGATAGCCGTCCGCGCCGTAGTCGGTGACCGACTGGTAGCCGGATTCGGCGTGGCGGTCGTAGGTCTCGACGGACGAGACGCCGTCCTCGAAGGTCGGATACGGGGCCGGGGGCGTGATGTGGTAAGCTGGCTTGGCGACGCCCTTGTAGACGTTCTGGGCGATCTCGTGTTGGTTCATCGCGTAGGCGAACGCTTTCCGGACCGGAATCGGCACCTCGAGCGTATTGAACACGAGGTACTCGGTCGTCAGCGCCGGGATCTGCCCGTAGTTGACTTCCGTCCCGTCGTCGAGGGTATAGGTGCCCGTCGATCGGTTCCCGCTCGTCTGCTCGATGGAGACGTTGCCGGGGTTGAACGACGCCGTCGGCATCCCCTCGAGGATGTCCGCGTTCCCGTTTTTGAACCGCCGGAGGCGCGTCTGGCCGCTCCCGACGACCGTGTAGGTGATCCCGTCGAGCAGCGGTCCGTCCCCGTAGTAGTCCTCGAACTTCGTGAGCTTGATCTGGCTGCCCTTCGTCCAGGAATCGACCTCG
It contains:
- a CDS encoding ABC transporter permease — encoded protein: MSRFKYLAKRFALSIPVIWLGTSMTWFIIYMGPIDPASRLLSQGQIRNPAAYEAAQTQLGLDQPPLQHYVDWMTSLLTFDLGRTWLLYQGSDVNALILDFLPRTLWLGLWSVLIAVFIGVSMGFYAGMRSNSVSDYVASMGGIVWRAMPNFWLAIMLLTLLSTPAWLFGFDYQQFFVPLDGLTGSPDMSRIGTVDGFLAATKKVLPAALVLGSASMGNEMRIGRTAVLEVKNQNYVDLAKAKGVSDRALVWKHIFRNALVPLVPIVTTEAFLLIGGSVLVEKVFGINGIGYLFFEAATSGDLPLVGTLMYIFILMTVGINLLQDLLYTIIDPRVGLEGT
- a CDS encoding ABC transporter substrate-binding protein; this encodes MPEKTTRRGFLTAAGGGAAAALAGCSSGPSDDGSTPTGTDGAPSYGGDGDTVSGQTDTDEEETPAEPGGTLQMMASGSIQTLDPINAKGSGAGYDQYGRSLMEFKDGLYPPKAELATDYTVSDDGLTYTFDLREGVTFHDGSELTAHDIVYSYRRLAGSENSRNRDDIIGETMTIAHEKDPSRTEPTDETTLSDYVPGSLAVEAVDDYTFRFELESPFQYTLFQIAGGAFAVLPENAVGDIEGYDGEYSYNEFFSTENGGPTYAGLGPFEVDSWTKGSQIKLTKFEDYYGDGPLLDGITYTVVGSGQTRLRRFKNGNADILEGMPTASFNPGNVSIEQTSGNRSTGTYTLDDGTEVNYGQIPALTTEYLVFNTLEVPIPVRKAFAYAMNQHEIAQNVYKGVAKPAYHITPPAPYPTFEDGVSSVETYDRHAESGYQSVTDYGADGYPYGYGESLVGEATAVMEDAGYGPDDMYSITATTITGDSGYQSVFTRLQPKLRAAHIDMSIEEAEFGTIISRAISGDMEVFALGDGMEYPGPQNFLRFLYGESPSGQFTRWGAEGSYHDADLRQQALDAWEEHYAADDATQATRNRAFQAIEEINWASVQELPTVHPTAQRFWHDHVDVEMYGVMENQTFDDVTLRR